From Butyricimonas paravirosa, one genomic window encodes:
- a CDS encoding DUF4295 domain-containing protein produces MAKKVVATLKTADGRGFAKIIKMVKSPKTGAYTFKEQMVPNDQVKEAVKK; encoded by the coding sequence ATGGCAAAGAAAGTTGTTGCAACACTTAAAACAGCAGATGGTAGGGGATTTGCAAAAATCATCAAAATGGTGAAATCTCCAAAAACCGGTGCCTATACTTTTAAGGAACAAATGGTTCCTAACGATCAGGTGAAAGAAGCCGTGAAAAAATAA
- the uvrA gene encoding excinuclease ABC subunit UvrA has protein sequence MEYREEEDNNIAIFGAREHNLKNIDLTIPRDKLTVITGLSGSGKSSLAFDTIYAEGQRRYLETFSAYARRFLGGMERPDVDKITGLSPVISIEQKTTNKNPRSTVGTTTEIYDFLRLLYARAGVAYSYATGSKMVKYTDEQILELLQRDFAGRRVLLLAPVVKGRKGHYRELFENLRKNGFISARVDGELREITIGMSVDRYKMHDIEIVVDKIVMDQADLKRLKNSVGTAMKHGKGVMMVKDYESDEIKYYSRHLMCPDTGLSYKDPAPHTFSFNSPHGACKKCKGLGFVNEVAMEKIIPDNSLSIHAGGILPLGKYKASLIFYQIETILRKHGADIKQPIRDLPEEALTDILYGYPGQFRLENAEIGVSSNFLTTYEGILKYVTMQEENSTSKKANKWAEQFISVTTCDVCNGQRLNQEALHFYINGKNISELANMELSDLYEWIGNVEEHLEDKQKQIAGEILKEIRTRLKFMLDVGLEYLALNRQSMTLSGGESQRIRLATQIGSQLVNVLYILDEPSIGLHQKDNRKLIHSLQELRDNGNSVIVVEHDKEMMENADYIVDLGPKAGRKGGEITAIGGYSDILKSDSLTAQYLKGEKVIAIPAERRAGNGKKISLKGCTGNNLKNVSVDFPLGKLICVTGVSGSGKSSLVNGTLHPILSAYFYNALAAPLPYKSIEGMTEIDKVVVVDQSPLGKSPRSNPATYTGLFTDIRKIFEKLPESQIRGYTAGRFSFNVSGGRCEVCKGAGVKTIEMNFLPDVYVHCEACDGKRYNKETLEVRYKGKSIGDVLNLTINQAVEFFENLPHLQSKLKMLQDVGLGYIKIGQPCTTLSGGESQRIKLATELSKKDTGSTLYILDEPTTGLHFEDINILLGVLQKLVDKGNTVIVIEHNLDVIKVADYLIDMGPGGGKMGGTVVCTGTPEEVARNKKSVTAPFLREELGIKK, from the coding sequence ATGGAGTACAGAGAAGAAGAAGATAACAATATAGCCATATTTGGTGCCAGAGAGCATAATCTGAAAAATATAGACCTGACGATTCCACGGGATAAGTTGACGGTGATTACCGGGTTAAGCGGGAGTGGAAAATCATCCTTGGCTTTTGATACGATATATGCCGAGGGGCAGCGTCGGTATCTGGAAACTTTTTCCGCATATGCCCGTCGTTTTCTGGGAGGTATGGAACGTCCGGATGTGGATAAGATTACCGGGTTAAGTCCTGTGATTTCAATTGAACAGAAAACCACGAATAAAAATCCTCGTTCTACGGTCGGTACGACCACTGAGATCTATGACTTTTTGCGTTTGCTTTATGCCCGTGCGGGTGTTGCTTACTCATACGCCACGGGTAGTAAGATGGTAAAGTATACGGATGAACAGATATTGGAATTGTTGCAGCGTGATTTTGCCGGACGGCGTGTATTGTTGTTGGCTCCCGTGGTAAAAGGACGTAAAGGACACTACCGGGAGTTATTCGAGAATTTACGGAAGAATGGTTTTATTTCGGCACGGGTAGATGGAGAGTTGCGGGAGATAACGATCGGGATGAGTGTTGATCGTTATAAGATGCACGATATCGAAATCGTGGTGGACAAGATTGTCATGGATCAGGCTGATCTGAAACGCTTAAAAAATTCCGTGGGTACTGCCATGAAACACGGCAAGGGTGTGATGATGGTAAAAGATTACGAATCTGACGAGATTAAATATTATAGCCGCCATTTGATGTGTCCGGATACCGGGCTTTCTTATAAAGATCCGGCCCCGCATACCTTTTCTTTCAACTCGCCTCACGGGGCTTGTAAGAAATGTAAGGGATTGGGATTTGTCAACGAGGTGGCGATGGAAAAGATTATTCCGGATAATTCATTATCTATTCATGCCGGGGGAATCCTGCCCCTTGGAAAATATAAGGCTTCTCTTATTTTCTACCAGATCGAAACAATTCTGAGAAAACATGGTGCCGATATAAAACAACCGATTCGGGACCTACCCGAAGAGGCTTTGACAGATATTCTGTATGGTTATCCGGGACAATTCCGTTTGGAGAATGCGGAGATCGGGGTATCATCCAATTTCCTCACGACGTACGAGGGAATATTGAAGTATGTCACCATGCAGGAGGAAAATTCGACTTCCAAGAAAGCGAATAAATGGGCGGAACAGTTTATTTCCGTGACAACCTGTGACGTGTGTAACGGTCAACGGTTGAACCAAGAGGCTCTGCATTTCTATATTAACGGGAAGAATATTTCTGAATTGGCGAATATGGAGTTATCTGATTTGTACGAGTGGATCGGTAACGTGGAGGAACATTTAGAGGATAAACAGAAACAGATTGCGGGAGAGATTTTGAAAGAGATCCGGACTCGCCTAAAGTTTATGCTTGATGTCGGGTTGGAGTATCTGGCTTTGAATCGTCAGTCCATGACATTATCGGGAGGGGAGTCTCAGCGTATTCGTCTGGCAACACAGATCGGTTCACAGTTGGTAAACGTCCTTTATATATTGGATGAACCGAGTATTGGGTTGCACCAGAAGGATAACCGAAAGTTGATTCATTCTTTGCAGGAATTGCGGGATAACGGTAACTCGGTGATCGTGGTGGAGCATGACAAGGAGATGATGGAGAATGCCGATTATATCGTGGACCTGGGACCCAAGGCGGGAAGAAAAGGAGGGGAGATCACGGCTATCGGGGGGTATTCCGATATTCTGAAAAGTGATAGTCTGACGGCACAGTACCTGAAAGGGGAGAAGGTCATCGCTATCCCGGCGGAACGTCGTGCAGGGAATGGAAAGAAGATTTCCCTGAAAGGATGTACCGGAAATAATCTTAAAAATGTGAGTGTCGATTTTCCTCTGGGGAAATTGATTTGCGTGACCGGGGTGAGCGGAAGTGGAAAATCTTCTTTGGTCAACGGGACTTTGCATCCGATATTGAGTGCTTATTTTTATAATGCTTTGGCTGCACCGTTACCTTATAAATCGATAGAAGGGATGACTGAAATTGATAAGGTCGTGGTGGTGGATCAAAGCCCGTTAGGTAAAAGCCCTCGTTCCAATCCGGCAACTTACACGGGATTGTTTACCGATATTCGGAAGATATTTGAAAAGTTACCGGAATCACAAATCCGGGGATACACGGCCGGACGTTTTTCCTTTAACGTGAGCGGAGGACGTTGTGAGGTTTGTAAAGGTGCGGGAGTGAAGACCATCGAGATGAATTTCCTTCCGGATGTTTACGTGCATTGTGAGGCTTGTGATGGTAAACGTTACAACAAAGAGACCTTGGAGGTTCGCTATAAAGGAAAGTCCATCGGTGACGTGTTGAACCTGACGATCAATCAGGCGGTAGAGTTTTTTGAGAATCTGCCTCACCTGCAATCCAAATTGAAGATGTTACAGGATGTCGGGTTGGGGTATATCAAGATCGGACAACCTTGTACCACGTTAAGCGGGGGAGAATCCCAGCGCATTAAATTGGCTACCGAACTTTCGAAGAAAGATACCGGGAGTACGCTATATATACTGGATGAACCTACAACCGGACTACATTTTGAGGATATAAATATATTGTTGGGAGTGCTACAAAAGCTGGTTGATAAAGGGAATACTGTGATTGTCATCGAGCATAACCTAGACGTGATAAAAGTGGCCGATTATCTTATTGATATGGGACCCGGTGGTGGTAAAATGGGGGGAACTGTCGTTTGTACCGGAACCCCGGAAGAAGTTGCTCGGAATAAAAAATCCGTGACGGCTCCTTTCTTGCGGGAGGAGTTGGGGATAAAAAAATAA
- the lepB gene encoding signal peptidase I, whose translation MKKVIKSIFQYVGAILLAIVIAALLRFFIVDFYSIPSDSMYPTIEPGDFIVVNKMYMGARFYKNFDFLDGAHPETVRVPGFSSLKRNDVIVFNFPTHTNGRWDMDLGTFYVKRCIALPGDTLSIITGINHINGKTGYGNVEEQQRLHHYRGEYAPGIYNAFPFDYWHRWNIQDFGPLYLPAAGATITIDTLNFSLYRHLIAYETQAPVHSQDRQLYIRDSSIREYTFQKNWYFVAGDQIFNSRDSRYIGPIPEDFIVGKASFVLTSKDPHTKKYVWRRFFKKIK comes from the coding sequence ATGAAGAAAGTAATTAAATCCATATTCCAGTACGTGGGAGCCATCCTGCTGGCCATCGTGATTGCCGCCCTGTTGCGCTTTTTTATCGTGGACTTTTACAGCATCCCTTCCGACTCGATGTACCCGACGATCGAACCGGGAGATTTTATCGTGGTGAACAAAATGTACATGGGAGCCCGCTTTTACAAAAACTTCGATTTCTTGGACGGCGCACACCCGGAAACCGTGCGGGTACCGGGGTTCTCTTCACTGAAACGCAATGATGTGATCGTTTTCAACTTTCCCACGCACACGAACGGTCGCTGGGATATGGATTTAGGAACATTTTACGTGAAACGCTGTATCGCCCTTCCCGGAGACACGTTATCAATCATCACCGGAATCAATCATATCAACGGCAAAACCGGCTATGGGAACGTGGAAGAGCAACAACGCCTGCACCATTACCGCGGAGAATATGCCCCGGGAATTTACAACGCTTTTCCCTTCGATTACTGGCATCGCTGGAACATCCAAGATTTCGGCCCCCTGTACCTTCCCGCCGCGGGAGCCACGATCACCATTGACACGTTAAACTTTTCGCTATACCGCCACTTGATCGCTTACGAAACCCAAGCACCCGTACACTCACAAGATCGCCAACTCTACATCCGTGACTCCTCGATCCGTGAATACACGTTCCAAAAAAACTGGTACTTCGTAGCCGGAGACCAAATCTTCAACTCTAGGGATTCCCGATATATCGGTCCCATCCCCGAAGACTTTATCGTGGGCAAAGCCTCGTTCGTCCTCACGTCAAAAGATCCACACACGAAAAAATACGTGTGGCGACGCTTTTTCAAGAAAATAAAATGA
- a CDS encoding efflux RND transporter permease subunit has translation MVKFLLQRPVAVIMSTIAFIVLGIVASFRLPVSLMPEIDIPEITVHYTWDNASINEVENTLTSGLRGQLQQIPKLTEIQSESKEGSGLITMKFEYGTSLDYAFIEVNQKVDASVNGFPKEVQRPTIIKASTSDLPVFYININLKENDSEEKFLEFCEFTDAVLKKRLEQLPDVAMVDISGMYSPELYIFPDEAKLRSLKITQDQLKSAIDNNNQVSGSLSVKDGYYQYSISFASQITSPEELENVYLNINGRLLQIKDVARTGIRPREKRGIFFNGDKQSLCLAVIKQSNARMSEMKEKVTGLLDQFREEYPDVEFSVSRDQAQLLNYSIDNLVQSLWQGILLAIVAMLFFLQDARSPVIIAISIPVSVVISMLFFQLIGISINTISLSGLILGVGMMVDNSIITIDNINQHRMRGKSLFQACLDGTNEIITPLLSSVLTTCAIFVPLIFMSGIAGALFYDQAMAVAIGLFVSLAVSITIVPVVFHLLFMYAKEGKATRFIQRISFKHLDDYYTNIFHFIFHHKLIVMIGCLAVLVLGFVLAFQLRLERMPTIDTNEIILRVDWNSSIHIDENEHRVEDIIKRFSDKCEEISCHAGEKMFFLNREKNQNINEAEFYIRTLHAEELEKVISSIREHVKANFPMAKVDIAKVDNLFEQLFKDNDVPLVVYLSGESRRGGPELDSVNTFIEYLDSLMPTLQLDKPSTSERIVVEILPDRLALYKVSQGTLINVLEKNISKMNIGKLNTGSRYVPIVITGEEKTILDIIRSSFVSNNDQLDIPVSALTRMEKKLDYKSIIGRKEGVVVPLNVYHVGDSTEQIIQTIKTEAGNRNLNTTFDGQYFSGQETLWEMVVVVIVAILMLYFILAAQFESLTLPIILLVEIPLDVAFTILILWLSGISLNLMSMIGIVVMSGIVINDSILKIDTIIRLQRSGLALEDAIHEGGVRRLKPILMTSLTTIFALVPMLWGNDIGTQLQRPMSITLIAGMTVGTFVSLFIIPLFYYYLERIFISRKK, from the coding sequence ATGGTCAAGTTTTTATTACAACGTCCGGTAGCAGTCATCATGAGTACGATAGCCTTTATCGTACTGGGAATCGTGGCCTCTTTTCGATTACCCGTGTCACTTATGCCGGAAATTGATATTCCGGAGATCACCGTACATTATACTTGGGACAACGCTTCGATCAACGAGGTGGAAAACACGCTCACGTCCGGACTACGGGGACAGTTACAACAAATTCCAAAACTGACGGAAATACAATCGGAATCCAAGGAAGGAAGCGGGCTGATCACGATGAAATTCGAGTACGGGACTTCACTGGATTACGCCTTTATCGAAGTCAACCAGAAAGTGGATGCCAGCGTGAACGGGTTCCCGAAAGAGGTGCAACGCCCGACGATCATCAAAGCCTCCACCTCCGACCTACCCGTGTTTTACATCAACATCAACCTGAAAGAAAACGATTCGGAGGAGAAATTCTTGGAATTTTGTGAATTCACGGATGCCGTACTGAAAAAAAGACTGGAACAGTTACCGGATGTCGCCATGGTAGATATTAGCGGGATGTACTCCCCCGAACTATATATATTCCCGGACGAGGCCAAGTTGAGAAGTTTGAAAATCACGCAGGATCAGCTAAAATCAGCCATAGACAATAATAACCAAGTTTCCGGAAGCCTCTCCGTGAAAGACGGGTACTACCAATACAGTATCAGTTTTGCCTCACAGATCACCTCCCCGGAAGAGCTGGAAAACGTTTACCTGAATATCAACGGCAGACTTCTGCAAATCAAGGATGTCGCCCGTACTGGTATCCGTCCGAGAGAAAAAAGAGGCATATTCTTTAACGGTGACAAACAATCCCTCTGCTTGGCCGTGATCAAACAATCCAATGCCCGGATGTCGGAAATGAAAGAAAAGGTCACGGGGCTACTTGACCAATTTCGGGAAGAATACCCGGACGTGGAATTTTCCGTTTCCCGGGATCAGGCACAATTACTGAATTACTCGATTGACAATCTGGTACAGAGCCTCTGGCAAGGAATTTTACTGGCCATCGTGGCCATGCTGTTCTTCCTGCAAGATGCCCGGTCACCCGTAATCATCGCGATCAGTATTCCCGTTTCGGTCGTGATCAGTATGTTATTTTTCCAGCTAATCGGAATCTCGATCAACACGATTTCACTATCCGGGTTAATACTGGGAGTCGGGATGATGGTGGATAACTCCATCATCACCATTGACAACATCAACCAACACCGGATGAGGGGGAAATCCCTGTTCCAAGCCTGTCTGGACGGGACAAACGAGATCATCACACCCCTCCTTTCCTCGGTACTGACCACCTGCGCCATATTTGTCCCGTTAATCTTCATGAGCGGTATTGCCGGAGCCTTGTTTTACGATCAGGCGATGGCCGTGGCAATCGGCCTGTTCGTTTCGCTGGCCGTTTCGATCACGATCGTCCCGGTCGTATTCCACCTGTTATTCATGTATGCCAAAGAAGGAAAAGCGACTCGCTTTATCCAACGAATCAGTTTCAAGCATCTGGATGATTACTACACGAATATATTTCATTTTATCTTTCATCACAAATTGATCGTCATGATCGGTTGTCTCGCGGTTCTTGTGCTGGGTTTCGTGTTAGCCTTTCAACTACGACTGGAACGTATGCCGACAATCGATACGAATGAGATAATCCTACGGGTAGATTGGAATTCCAGTATTCATATAGATGAAAACGAACACCGGGTAGAAGATATTATCAAACGATTTAGCGATAAATGCGAAGAAATCAGCTGTCACGCGGGAGAAAAGATGTTCTTCCTGAACCGGGAAAAGAACCAGAACATCAACGAGGCGGAATTTTATATACGTACCCTCCACGCCGAAGAACTGGAAAAGGTGATCTCTTCCATCCGGGAACACGTCAAAGCAAATTTCCCGATGGCAAAGGTCGATATCGCCAAAGTGGACAACCTGTTCGAACAACTGTTTAAGGACAACGACGTCCCATTGGTCGTGTACCTTAGCGGGGAATCCCGCCGGGGCGGTCCGGAACTGGATAGCGTGAACACGTTCATCGAATATCTTGATTCGCTCATGCCGACCTTACAATTGGATAAACCTTCAACGTCCGAACGCATCGTGGTCGAAATACTACCGGACAGGCTGGCCCTCTACAAAGTCAGTCAAGGTACCTTGATTAACGTGCTGGAAAAGAATATCAGTAAAATGAATATCGGGAAACTAAACACGGGTAGCCGGTATGTCCCGATCGTGATCACGGGAGAAGAAAAAACGATTCTGGACATCATCCGTTCCTCTTTCGTGAGTAATAACGATCAACTGGATATTCCCGTCTCGGCCCTGACCCGAATGGAAAAGAAACTGGATTACAAGAGTATCATCGGACGTAAAGAAGGGGTGGTCGTCCCGCTAAACGTCTATCACGTTGGTGATTCCACGGAACAAATCATACAGACCATAAAGACGGAAGCCGGAAACCGGAACTTAAACACCACGTTTGACGGACAATATTTTTCCGGTCAAGAAACCCTTTGGGAGATGGTCGTCGTGGTAATCGTGGCCATCCTCATGCTATATTTTATCCTTGCCGCACAATTTGAATCGTTGACCCTGCCGATAATCCTTCTCGTCGAAATCCCGCTGGACGTGGCTTTCACGATACTTATCCTGTGGCTATCCGGGATTTCCCTCAATTTGATGTCCATGATCGGTATCGTGGTGATGAGTGGTATCGTGATCAACGATTCGATCCTTAAAATTGACACGATCATACGTTTGCAACGATCGGGGCTTGCACTGGAAGACGCAATTCACGAAGGCGGGGTACGGCGATTAAAACCCATCCTGATGACCAGCTTGACCACGATTTTCGCCCTCGTCCCCATGCTGTGGGGAAATGACATCGGGACCCAGTTACAGCGCCCCATGTCGATCACGCTTATCGCCGGAATGACGGTCGGAACCTTCGTCAGTTTATTCATCATTCCCTTGTTTTATTACTATTTAGAACGTATTTTTATCTCAAGAAAAAAATGA
- a CDS encoding efflux RND transporter permease subunit, with product MRLSAFSINTIFVVMMILGISLVPRLSLQLEPSSRSNKLNVSFSWTNANPELLETEVTTKLEGAFARIRGLNEIHSTTGNGYGAIELTIDPKENIDAVKLYLSSIIRSVAPGLPEDVRVSGVSGGEIHDGRVQETERHLLMTYVLTGPGNSKEVGSFAEDRIVPVISTMPGVESMNVTGIVPFEWVMQYDRELFADIGLSANDISNAVSEYYFRKDGGKILTETVPEKKYSYLVFKGNSDDDKTDIMNLPIKVINGKIIYLHNIVTLDYQESDPGSYYRINGLNRINLNVYAEKNANMIELAGRVKTEMAQLTESFPANYSVKLIRDNSTEIKDELSQILNRTGVTILILLLFVYLVSRDFRYLGIISICLLANLSIALVFYYFFKIELHLYTLAGITVSFGIIIDSVIVMTDHYRHFHNRKAFLAVLAATLTTVGALTVIFNMDNNIMRNMWDFSAVIIINLGVSLAVALFFVPALMEKIPLKPQNSKRKIHRRKRIVRFNRRYLRFARFARKYKKIAIIITILGFGLPVFLLPSSVDRDKWYSSAYNTVFGSETYLTIKPYIDKTLGGALRLFMEGGGDAWLQSRKAAESQKTRLTLTMSMPHGSTIKQMNEAFEKLENFLSGFESIATFTSDVSSANRGEMAITFKEEHEKDGSPEQVKNELIRFANTIGNGDSEVNGVGRGFSNRTSDEFRSESIKVIGYNYRKVLQYADILKQRLEKNIRVKKLYIGSDRSPKAKAFAVEVDKEKLARNNSNINNLLGNLHSLTYSGTSSTRAYINDEYTTIDIRPEKKVEASVWDVRNRPLRGDKSVFRLEDVGDITEEKNFENITKRNQEYEVEVQYDFIGAYRLSEKVKEREMKAMNQMMPVGFRVKESNDWKNYWQRDIGGIDARILYILLVIGIIYFICAILLESLRQAAIVICITPISFIGCFLGGYFFGVGFDEGCLAAFILLSGLSVNAVLYILNDYNIKVREGAPRGIQTYMKAYNAKIIPIFLTIASTLLGFIPFLIGDINPFWKSLAIGTMSGLTFSLPVLIIYLPMTFRSPVASHKLTGCKLQVKKKWWFVRRNLKSKI from the coding sequence TCGTTTTCATGGACCAATGCTAACCCGGAATTATTAGAAACAGAAGTCACCACGAAACTGGAAGGAGCATTTGCCCGGATTCGGGGATTGAACGAGATACATTCCACCACGGGGAACGGTTACGGTGCCATCGAGTTGACCATTGACCCGAAAGAAAATATTGATGCCGTGAAATTGTACCTGTCCTCGATTATCCGTTCTGTCGCACCGGGCTTACCGGAGGATGTCCGTGTTTCGGGTGTCAGTGGCGGGGAAATACATGACGGACGGGTACAGGAAACAGAACGCCACCTATTGATGACATACGTGTTGACTGGTCCGGGCAACTCGAAAGAAGTGGGGAGTTTCGCGGAAGACCGGATCGTCCCGGTTATTTCCACCATGCCGGGAGTAGAAAGCATGAACGTAACCGGGATCGTCCCGTTCGAGTGGGTGATGCAATACGACCGGGAACTATTTGCCGACATCGGTCTCTCGGCAAACGATATATCCAACGCCGTTTCGGAATATTATTTCCGGAAAGACGGTGGAAAAATTCTCACGGAAACCGTCCCCGAAAAGAAATACTCGTACCTCGTGTTTAAAGGGAATTCGGATGATGACAAAACAGACATCATGAACCTGCCGATCAAGGTGATTAACGGTAAAATCATTTACCTGCACAATATCGTGACTCTGGATTACCAGGAAAGTGATCCCGGATCATATTACCGCATTAACGGGCTGAACCGGATAAACCTGAATGTATATGCCGAGAAGAACGCGAACATGATCGAACTCGCCGGACGGGTCAAAACAGAGATGGCACAACTGACGGAAAGTTTCCCGGCAAATTACTCGGTCAAACTCATCCGGGACAACAGCACCGAAATCAAAGACGAGTTGTCACAAATCCTCAACCGTACGGGAGTGACCATTCTGATCCTGCTCCTTTTCGTGTACCTCGTGAGCCGGGACTTCCGTTACCTCGGTATTATCAGCATCTGCCTGCTTGCCAACTTATCTATCGCCCTTGTGTTCTATTATTTTTTCAAAATAGAACTCCATCTTTACACGTTGGCAGGAATCACCGTGTCATTCGGTATCATCATTGACAGCGTGATCGTGATGACCGATCATTATCGCCATTTCCACAACCGCAAAGCCTTCCTCGCCGTACTGGCCGCCACGTTGACCACCGTGGGAGCGTTAACGGTGATTTTCAACATGGATAACAACATCATGAGAAACATGTGGGACTTTTCTGCCGTGATCATCATAAACCTAGGGGTGTCTCTTGCCGTGGCCCTCTTTTTCGTCCCGGCACTCATGGAAAAAATTCCGCTAAAACCACAAAATAGTAAACGCAAGATTCATCGCCGGAAACGAATTGTCCGTTTCAACAGAAGATACCTGCGTTTCGCTCGTTTCGCGAGGAAATATAAAAAAATCGCCATCATCATCACGATTCTCGGTTTCGGCCTTCCCGTGTTCCTACTCCCGTCAAGCGTGGATCGGGACAAATGGTACAGCTCGGCCTACAACACAGTTTTCGGCAGCGAAACCTATCTCACGATCAAACCCTATATCGACAAGACCTTGGGCGGGGCACTCCGTCTGTTCATGGAAGGAGGCGGTGACGCGTGGCTACAAAGCCGGAAAGCCGCGGAAAGCCAAAAAACACGGTTGACTTTAACCATGAGTATGCCACATGGGTCCACGATCAAACAGATGAACGAAGCTTTTGAAAAGTTGGAGAATTTTCTTTCCGGATTCGAATCGATTGCCACATTTACCTCCGACGTGTCATCAGCAAATCGAGGTGAAATGGCGATCACGTTCAAGGAAGAACACGAGAAAGACGGCTCCCCGGAACAGGTGAAAAACGAGCTGATACGCTTTGCCAACACGATCGGGAACGGGGACTCGGAAGTAAACGGCGTGGGACGGGGGTTCTCGAACCGGACAAGTGACGAGTTCCGGAGTGAAAGTATCAAAGTGATCGGTTACAATTACCGCAAGGTCCTGCAATACGCCGATATATTGAAACAACGTCTGGAAAAGAATATCCGGGTCAAGAAACTATACATCGGTAGCGACCGTTCGCCAAAAGCCAAAGCGTTCGCCGTGGAGGTCGATAAAGAAAAGCTGGCTCGCAACAATTCGAATATTAACAACCTGCTAGGTAATTTACACTCGTTGACCTATTCCGGCACCTCATCCACCCGGGCATACATAAATGACGAATACACCACGATTGACATCCGACCGGAGAAGAAAGTGGAGGCCAGCGTGTGGGACGTGAGGAATCGCCCCTTGCGGGGAGATAAATCGGTGTTCCGCTTGGAAGACGTGGGAGACATCACGGAAGAAAAGAATTTCGAGAACATCACAAAAAGAAATCAAGAGTACGAAGTTGAGGTTCAATACGATTTTATCGGGGCCTACCGCCTGTCGGAGAAGGTGAAAGAGCGAGAAATGAAAGCCATGAACCAGATGATGCCCGTGGGTTTCCGGGTGAAAGAAAGCAACGATTGGAAAAACTACTGGCAGAGAGACATCGGGGGAATTGATGCCCGCATACTTTATATATTGCTGGTCATCGGGATCATCTATTTTATTTGTGCTATCTTGTTGGAATCCTTGCGTCAGGCCGCTATCGTGATCTGTATCACACCCATCTCGTTTATCGGTTGTTTCCTAGGAGGCTATTTCTTCGGGGTCGGGTTCGACGAAGGTTGTCTGGCAGCCTTTATCCTGTTAAGCGGACTATCGGTGAATGCCGTGCTTTACATCCTGAATGATTACAACATCAAAGTCCGGGAAGGCGCTCCCCGGGGAATACAAACCTACATGAAAGCCTATAACGCCAAGATTATCCCGATCTTCCTGACGATAGCCTCGACCCTGCTGGGATTTATCCCCTTCCTGATCGGGGACATCAATCCCTTCTGGAAAAGTCTGGCCATCGGAACGATGAGCGGGTTAACCTTCTCACTCCCGGTTTTGATAATTTATTTACCGATGACATTCCGTTCGCCCGTAGCGAGTCACAAGTTAACAGGTTGCAAGTTACAGGTCAAGAAAAAGTGGTGGTTTGTGCGGCGAAATTTAAAATCTAAAATTTAA